From the genome of Argentina anserina chromosome 4, drPotAnse1.1, whole genome shotgun sequence, one region includes:
- the LOC126791824 gene encoding histone-lysine N-methyltransferase ASHR3, which produces MPDLANLSISDSHAVAHCPNLKSLPPTDPPEHSCGWGRRPVRFATLNNCNGAGSSDGKSLAEHVRDWVGRRLELGIPETRSSLPFLYGAKKLAECSICHHFVYPGDEILCSVRGCRGPYHRGCVKERFGISITKKFTCPQHVCFICKQRLHWRCVRCVIASHDKCAAWPDKVIHLVDQPGRAVCWRHPTDWREDRKHAVSANNIEEIFSRLPLPYTREEFKIDLTWKHTEDNIEPPPYIHIRRNLYLVKKKRDDVDDDVGCRCSTVCSLDCVCRVQCISCSKACHCSENCTNRPFLKEKKIRIVKTAHCGWGAVAAEFIKKGDFIIEYVGEVINDALCEQRLWDMKYKEVNNFYMCEIRKDFTIDATFKGNPSRFLNHSCDPNCVLEKWEVEGETRVGVFAARSIELGEPLTYDYRFVQFGPEVKCCCGASNCQGYLGSKKKICKVDFFWGKKRKRTPTACIAILR; this is translated from the exons ATGCCGGACCTCGCCAACCTCTCTATTTCCGATTCTCACGCCGTCGCTCACTGCCCTAACCTCAAATCCCTCCCGCCCACAGACCCGCCGGAACATAGCTGCGGGTGGGGCCGGAGGCCGGTGAGGTTCGCGACTCTGAACAACTGCAATGGCGCCGGAAGTTCCGACGGCAAGAGTTTGGCGGAGCATGTTAGGGACTGGGTCGGCCGCAGATTGGAATTAGGGATTCCCGAGACGCGCAGCTCATTGCCTTTCCTTTATGGTGCAAAGAAATTG GCTGAGTGCTCGATATGCCATCATTTTGTCTACCCTGGCGACGAGATCTTATGCTCGGTTCGTGGCTGTCGAGGACCTTATCACAGGGGATGTGTGAAGGAAAGGTTTGGGATCTCTATTACGAAGAAGTTCACGTGTCCACAACAT GTATGCTTCATTTGCAAACAGAGGTTACATTGGCGCTGTGTACGTTGTGTTATAGCATCCCATGATAAATGTGCAGCGTGGCCGGATAAAGTGATACATTTAGTGGACCAGCCAGGGAGAGCTGTTTGTTGGAGGCATCCAACAGATTGGCGGGAGGATAGGAAg CATGCAGTTTCAGCAAACAATATAGAG GAGATATTCTCTCGGTTGCCTCTTCCTTACACTCGAGAGGAGTTCAAGATTGACCTAACGTGGAAACACACGGAGGACAATATAGAGCCTCCTCCATATATACACATCAGGCGTA ATCTCTACCTAGTCAAGAAGAAGCGCGATGATGTTGATGACGATGTTGGATGCAGATGTAGTACTGTTTGCTCTCTGGATTGTGTTTGTAG GGTTCAATGTATAAGCTGTTCAAAGGCTTGCCATTGTTCTGAAAATTGCACTAACCGTCCATTtctgaaggagaagaagatccGAATTGTCAAG ACTGCACACTGTGGCTGGGGAGCAGTGGCGGCTGAATTTATTAAGAAAGGCGATTTCATAATTGAATATGTTGGGGAAG TTATAAATGATGCTTTGTGCGAACAAAGGCTCTGGGACATGAAATACAAAGAAGTGAATAATTTCTATATGTGTGAAATTCGAAAAGACTTCACAATTGACGCTACTTTTAAAGGAAATCCATCACGATTTTTAAATCACAGCTGTGATCCGAACTGTGTCCTTGAGAAGTG GGAAGTTGAGGGGGAAACACGTGTTGGTGTGTTTGCTGCAAGATCAATAGAACTTGGAGAGCCTTTAACATATGATTATAG ATTTGTGCAATTTGGACCCGAGGTGAAGTGCTGTTGCGGCGCATCAAATTGTCAAGGTTACCTTGGCTCCAAGAAAAAGATTTGTAAGGTGGATTTTTTCTGGGGGAAAAAACGCAAGAGAACACCAACTGCTTGCATAGCTATCCTTAGGTAA